A genomic segment from Nicotiana tabacum cultivar K326 chromosome 7, ASM71507v2, whole genome shotgun sequence encodes:
- the LOC142161587 gene encoding putative xyloglucan endotransglucosylase/hydrolase protein 30, producing the protein MDFIRKKICLSVFLFFHVWFSTALNVSTIPFSDGFSHLFGEGNILHATDDKSLQLHLNQRTGSGFKSSDLYTHGFFSAKIKLPSDYTAGIVVAFYTTNGDLFTKTHDELDFEFLGNIRGKAWRFQTNMYGNGSTSRGREERYYLWFDPSKEFHRYSILWTIKNIIFYIDDVPIREIVRNDAMGGDYPSKPMGLYATIWDASDWATSGGKYKTNYKYAPFIAEFTDLVLNGCAMDPLEQVVNNPSCDEKDDELQKADFSRITPRQRMAMKRFRSKYMYYSYCYDSLRYSVPPPECEIDHVEQQHFKETGRLKFNKHGHHRHAKRTRSQVLDARNHGNQDEE; encoded by the exons ATGGATTTCATCAGAAAGAAGATATGTCTGTCTGTCTTCTTGTTTTTCCATGTCTGGTTTAGTACAGCCCTTAATGTCTCCACCATACCTTTTAGCGATGGCTTCAGCCATCTCTTTGGCGAAGGAAACATTCTTCATGCTACTGATGATAAGAGCCTTCAACTTCATCTCAACCAACGCACTG GTTCAGGATTCAAGTCGTCTGACCTCTACACCCATGGTTTCTTCAGTGCTAAGATAAAATTGCCATCAGATTATACTGCAGGGATCGTTGTTGCCTTCTAT ACGACGAATGGTGATTTATTTACAAAAACACATGATGAACTGGATTTTGAGTTTCTGGGAAATATAAGAGGAAAAGCATGGAGATTTCAGACAAATATGTATGGAAATGGAAGCACAAGTAGAGGAAGAGAAGAACGATATTATCTTTGGTTTGACCCTTCTAAAGAATTTCATCGTTACAGTATCCTGTGGACCATCAAAAACATCAT ATTTTATATAGATGATGTTCCAATTAGAGAAATTGTACGTAATGATGCAATGGGAGGAGACTATCCATCAAAACCAATGGGATTATATGCAACAATATGGGATGCTTCAGATTGGGCTACTTCAGGAGGCAAATATAAAACAAATTACAAGTATGCACCATTTATAGCTGAATTCACTGATTTAGTATTAAATGGATGTGCAATGGATCCATTGGAACAAGTAGTAAACAACCCTAGTTGTGACGAGAAAGATGATGAACTTCAAAAGGCAGATTTTTCAAGGATTACACCAAGACAAAGAATGGCTATGAAAAGATTTAGgtcaaaatatatgtattattcTTATTGTTACGATTCTTTGAGATATTCAGTGCCACCACCAGAATGCGAGATAGATCACGTTGAACAACAACATTTCAAAGAGACGGGGAGGTTGAAATTTAACAAACACGGCCACCATCGTCATGCAAAGAGAACAAGAAGTCAAGTTCTTGATGCTAGGAACCATGGAAATCAGGATGAAGAGTGA